From a single Brassica napus cultivar Da-Ae chromosome C9, Da-Ae, whole genome shotgun sequence genomic region:
- the LOC106376587 gene encoding DNA repair protein RAD51 homolog 1-like isoform X1: MTTMEQRRNQNAVQQQDDEEIQHGPFPVEQLQAAGIASVDVKKLRDAGLCTVEGVAYTPRKDLLQIKGISDAKVDKIVEAASKLVPLGFTSATQLHAQRQEIIQITSGSRELDKVLEAGGIETGSITELYGEFRSGKTQLCHTLCVTCQLPMDQGGGEGKAMYIDAEGTFRPQRLLQIADRFGLNGADVLENVAYARAYNTDHQSRLLLEAASMMVETRFALMIVDSATALYRTDFSGRGELSARQMHLAKFLRSLQKLADEFGVAVVITNQVVAQVDGSALFAGPQFKPIGGNIMAHATTTRLAMRKGRGEERICKVISSPCLPEAEARFQISTEGVTDCKD; this comes from the exons ATGACGACAATGGAGCAGCGTAGAAACCAGAATGCTGTTCAGCAACAAGACGACGAAGAGATCCAGCACGGCCCTTTCCCCGTCGAACAGCTTCAG GCGGCAGGTATAGCTTCTGTTGATGTAAAGAAGCTTAGGGATGCTGGTCTCTGCACTGTTGAAGGTGTTGCATACACTCCAAGGAAGGATCTCTTGCAGATTAAAGGAATCAGTGATGCTAAGGTTGACAAAATCGTAGAAGCAG CTTCAAAGCTGGTTCCTTTGGGTTTCACTAGTGCTACCCAGCTCCATGCTCAGAGACAGGAGATCATTCAGATTACCTCTGGATCACGGGAGCTTGACAAAGTTCTTGAAG CAGGCGGAATTGAGACCGGATCCATCACTGAGTTATATGGCGAGTTCCGCTCAGGAAAGACTCAGTTGTGCCATACACTGTGTGTAACTTGTCAA CTTCCCATGGATCAAGGAGGTGGAGAGGGAAAGGCAATGTACATTGATGCCGAGGGAACATTCAGGCCACAAAGACTTTTGCAGATAGCCGACAG GTTTGGACTAAATGGAGCTGATGTACTGGAAAACGTTGCCTATGCGAGGGCGTACAATACTGATCACCAGTCAAGGCTTTTGCTTGAAGCAGCGTCAATGATGGTTGAAACAAG ATTTGCTCTCATGATTGTGGATAGTGCCACCGCTCTCTACAGGACAGATTTCTCAGGAAGGGGAGAGCTTTCGGCCAGACAAATGCATCTTGCAAAGTTCTTGAGGAGTCTGCAGAAATTAGCAGATGAG TTTGGTGTGGCTGTGGTTATAACAAACCAAGTAGTTGCGCAAGTAGATGGTTCTGCTCTTTTTGCTGGGCCACAGTTTAAGCCGATTGGTGGGAATATCATGGCTCATGCAACCACAACAAG GCTGGCAATGAGGAAAGGAAGAGGAGAGGAGAGAATATGCAAAGTGATAAGCTCGCCATGCTTGCCAGAAGCAGAAGCTAGATTTCAAATATCTACAGAAGGTGTAACAGATTGCAAGGATTGA
- the LOC106376587 gene encoding DNA repair protein RAD51 homolog 1-like isoform X2, with product MTTMEQRRNQNAVQQQDDEEIQHGPFPVEQLQAAGIASVDVKKLRDAGLCTVEGVAYTPRKDLLQIKGISDAKVDKIVEAASKLVPLGFTSATQLHAQRQEIIQITSGSRELDKVLEGGIETGSITELYGEFRSGKTQLCHTLCVTCQLPMDQGGGEGKAMYIDAEGTFRPQRLLQIADRFGLNGADVLENVAYARAYNTDHQSRLLLEAASMMVETRFALMIVDSATALYRTDFSGRGELSARQMHLAKFLRSLQKLADEFGVAVVITNQVVAQVDGSALFAGPQFKPIGGNIMAHATTTRLAMRKGRGEERICKVISSPCLPEAEARFQISTEGVTDCKD from the exons ATGACGACAATGGAGCAGCGTAGAAACCAGAATGCTGTTCAGCAACAAGACGACGAAGAGATCCAGCACGGCCCTTTCCCCGTCGAACAGCTTCAG GCGGCAGGTATAGCTTCTGTTGATGTAAAGAAGCTTAGGGATGCTGGTCTCTGCACTGTTGAAGGTGTTGCATACACTCCAAGGAAGGATCTCTTGCAGATTAAAGGAATCAGTGATGCTAAGGTTGACAAAATCGTAGAAGCAG CTTCAAAGCTGGTTCCTTTGGGTTTCACTAGTGCTACCCAGCTCCATGCTCAGAGACAGGAGATCATTCAGATTACCTCTGGATCACGGGAGCTTGACAAAGTTCTTGAAG GCGGAATTGAGACCGGATCCATCACTGAGTTATATGGCGAGTTCCGCTCAGGAAAGACTCAGTTGTGCCATACACTGTGTGTAACTTGTCAA CTTCCCATGGATCAAGGAGGTGGAGAGGGAAAGGCAATGTACATTGATGCCGAGGGAACATTCAGGCCACAAAGACTTTTGCAGATAGCCGACAG GTTTGGACTAAATGGAGCTGATGTACTGGAAAACGTTGCCTATGCGAGGGCGTACAATACTGATCACCAGTCAAGGCTTTTGCTTGAAGCAGCGTCAATGATGGTTGAAACAAG ATTTGCTCTCATGATTGTGGATAGTGCCACCGCTCTCTACAGGACAGATTTCTCAGGAAGGGGAGAGCTTTCGGCCAGACAAATGCATCTTGCAAAGTTCTTGAGGAGTCTGCAGAAATTAGCAGATGAG TTTGGTGTGGCTGTGGTTATAACAAACCAAGTAGTTGCGCAAGTAGATGGTTCTGCTCTTTTTGCTGGGCCACAGTTTAAGCCGATTGGTGGGAATATCATGGCTCATGCAACCACAACAAG GCTGGCAATGAGGAAAGGAAGAGGAGAGGAGAGAATATGCAAAGTGATAAGCTCGCCATGCTTGCCAGAAGCAGAAGCTAGATTTCAAATATCTACAGAAGGTGTAACAGATTGCAAGGATTGA